A single window of Bombus affinis isolate iyBomAffi1 chromosome 15, iyBomAffi1.2, whole genome shotgun sequence DNA harbors:
- the LOC126924875 gene encoding ubiquitin thioesterase trabid: protein MNSRLEEQESKWTCEYCTYENWPSSLKCTMCRGAKPLLGEDIYRLRDPSPQRSGSNVASGPVTHLSPTDSYNLSCQNVPLGKWSCAMCTYLNYQNTTRCVQCGNRKPTGLNQSIHSVASNLHEQLAPLRLGDPPPNSGSNPPPINLHPERYYNLQANLHPEKWSCLVCTYENWPKATKCVMCGNPKEKDRRDRTTNNMGVILPSPERDHSQRNLPSPPHAPYIHQTQRDENLAVGRRNSHRYPDSRNDNLSTPQSPNNCDYERRLKQLRRHTDWCWLNACLGIVEGDNAPVEAYLASGGDPARQLTHSEVLLLNRSSAFDVGHTLVHLAIRFQREDILATLLSQIEGSGSGVKRVPSYVAPDLAAQIRRHVTNSIRLRKGSFPCYFVTDIATFALPAEVEDLPSIVQEQMLEELLDKEAQQQLEGGGGEPPALNWSLEITERLGSRLHALWNRSAGDCLLDSAMQATWGVFDRDNALRRALADTLQQAGQFFYPRWREYEASQASRMLDFTLEETQWQEDWESLLATAAQPGSALEQLHVFALAHILRRPIIVYGVKYVKSFRGEDIGYARFEGVYLPLLWEPSFCIRSPIALGYTRGHFTALVPIEPYTSSRIPPLSSHGGVGLGGGNGPLQQLQIQMQTTFMPLMDREHKLLPIHFLSLEEVGREESILKEWLDVCRTEGGILVAQQKLHKRPLLVAQMLEEWLNHYRRLAQTNNAPFLRPAVLQDYSSDGDTEDE, encoded by the exons ATGAATAGCAGGCTTGAAGAACAGGAGTCAAAATGGACATGTGAATATTGTACATACGAGAATTGGCCTTCATCATTGAAATGCACAATGTGCAGGGGTGCCAAGCCTTTATTAGGGGAGGATATTTACCGCCTACGAGATCCAAGCCCACAAAGGTCTGGATCAAACGTCGCATCTGGTCCAGTAACTCATTTAAGTCCAACAGATTCTTACAATCTTAGTTGTCAGAATGTACCATTGGGAAAGTGGTCTTGCGCAATGTGTACCTATCTTAATTATCAAAATACCACACGTTGTGTTCAGTGTGGAAATAGGAAACCTACAGGTCTCAATCAGTCAATCCACTCCGTAGCCTCGAATTTGCACGAACAGCTAGCACCTCTTAGGCTAGGAGATCCACCACCAAACTCAGGATCAAATCCTCCTCCAATAAACCTACACCCAGAAAGATATTATAACTTACAAGCAAATTTACATCCCGAGAAGTGGTCTTGTCTTGTGTGTACTTATGAAAATTGGCCAAAAGCCACAAAGTGTGTGATGTGCGGTAATCCTAAAGAAAAAGATAGAAGAGATAGAACAACCAATAACATGGGTGTTATTTTACCAAGCCCAGAAAGAGATCATAGCCAGCGTAACTTACCTTCTCCGCCTCATGCACCTTATATTCATCAAACCCAGAGGGATGAGAATTTGGCTGTGGGACGAAG GAATTCACATAGATATCCTGATAGCAGAAATGACAATTTGTCAACTCCTCAATCCCCTAATAATTGTGACTATGAGCGTAGACTAAAACAGTTGAGGCGTCATACCGATTGGTGCTGGTTAAATGCGTGTCTTGGCATTGTGGAAGGTGACAATGCTCCTGTTGAAGCTTATTTGGCAAGTGGTGGTGATCCTGCTCGTCAATTGACGCATTCAGAAGTTCTGCTTCTAAATAGAAGTAGTGCTTTTGATGTTGGACATACCTTAGTACATTTAGCTATTAG ATTTCAAAGGGAGGATATACTAGCGACATTATTATCACAAATCGAGGGTTCTGGATCCGGAGTAAAAAGAGTACCAAGTTATGTCGCACCAGATTTGGCTGCTCAAATTCGCAGACATGTCACTAATAGTATCCGGTTACGCAAGGGTTCTTTCCCATGTTATTTTGTCACTGATATAGCTACATTTGCTTTGCCTGCTGAG GTTGAAGATTTACCAAGTATAGTGCAAGAACAGATGTTGGAAGAGTTATTAGATAAAGAAGCTCAACAACAATTAGAAGGTGGTGGCGGAGAACCACCAGCGCTGAATTGGTCTTTAGAGATTACCGAACGTTTAGGAAGTCGTTTACATGCACTTTGGAATAGATCCGCCGGCGATTGTTTATTAGATTCTGCTATGCAAGCTACTTGGGGCGTTTTTGATCGAGATAATGCTTTAAGAAGAGCTCTTGCTGACACCTTACAACAAGCTGGTCAATT TTTCTATCCTCGATGGAGAGAATACGAAGCGTCTCAAGCATCTAGAATGTTGGATTTTACATTAGAAGAGACTCAATGGCAAGAAGATTGGGAAAGCTTATTAGCAACAGCTGCTCAACCAGGAAGTGCTCTAGAGCAGTTACACGTATTTGCTCTAGCCCATATTTTAAGGCGACCTATTATTGTTTATGGCGTTAAATACGTTAAAAGTTTTAGAGGGGAAGATATAG GTTATGCAAGATTCGAAGGTGTTTATCTTCCACTTTTATGGGAACCTTCATTTTGTATTCGCTCACCTATTGCTTTGGGTTATACACGTGGTCATTTCACGGCTTTAGTTCCCATCGAGCCATACACATCGTCTAGAATACCACCTCTTTCATCTCATGGTGGTGTAGGCTTGGGTGGTGGTAACGGTCCACTTCAACAGCTACAAATACAGATGCAGACTACATTCATGCCTTTAATGGACCGAGAACATAAACTGTTACCAATACATTTTTTGAGTCTAGAAGAAGTAGGCCGAGAAGAATCTATTTTAAAGGAATGGCTCGATGTATGCAGGACTGAAGGTGGTATCCTTGTTGCGCAACAAAAACTACACAAAAGACCCTTATTAGTAGCACAAATGCTAGAAGAATGGCTAAATCATTATCGGAGACTCGC TCAAACTAACAACGCACCATTTTTGAGACCAGCAGTTTTAcaagattacagtagcgatggagACACAGAAGATGAATAA